A segment of the Colletotrichum destructivum chromosome 3, complete sequence genome:
ACTGATTCTATCGTCAATCAGCATCGTTGAGATTGGCCGTCTATTTAATATCCTCATCTCGGGGTTCGCGGCCCCGAGAACAACCCGAATTGTAGTGCAGGCCGCTGCCCGTCTTTCGAGGACCACGTCTCTAGATTTATTATGTACACAAACGTTTATTACAAGTTTTAGTCTAAGGGTTGGCTTCGACCAATCTCGACTCGCGTTCTCTGAGTCATACACTGCGTCGAGCCCCCCAATACTGCCGGCATCTGACATCAACCGGGACCGCTTTAGCAGCGATCCTGCGGCATCGACAGAACAGGTTCGGCTCGCTTACTTATCGGGCAGAGCCACTCCCAGCACATAGTCCGAGAGAAGCGCTATGAAAAATCTATGCCTCGCGCTCCTTGAACGTAAGAGGGCAGTCGTCCTGCGTTTGGTCAGTATTTGACACTACCATTTCTTTATGGGACGACGCAGAGAAACATACCATGGGGAAAATGGTCGCGAACACCTTGATCTCCTCAGACTTCGGCGTGGGATGGTGGACCCAGTCCAGCAGGACGGATGCTTTGCCAATCATCAGGGCTAGGTTCAGCTGAGCGTACGTCTGTCCGATACAATAGTGCGGGCCAGTTCCGAAAACGAGGAAGTTCTTggcgcccttctcctcggcatcgccggtGTAGTAACGCTCGGGGTCGAATTCGTCGGGCCGGTCGTAGATCTCGGGATCACGGAGTGAAGGGTAGACAGTGGGGATAACCATGGCACCTGTAATCACATTAACGACTATTCAGACGGCACCACACGAACGAACACGGCTTACCCTTGGGAACAGTGTAGTCAGGGGTAATGGGGAAGGGCTTCTTAACGACGTAAGGCACCATGATGACCGGAGGGCGGTAGCGAAGCAGCTCGCGGACGACGGCACGGGTGTAAGTCAAGGACTCCAGCTGGTCCATGTTCAGTTCGGCGTGGCGGTCTCCGTTGCGGACCTTAATGTTCTCCTCGCGAACgcggtcgaggacgtcaGGGCGCTGGGCCATGGTCTGGAAAAGCCAAGTGGCGGCACTGCTGGTGGCATCCTGCGAGGCGAAGAGGAAAGTGAAGACGGTCTGGGCGATTTCGTAGTCGGAAAACTCGCGGAGGAGAGGGTGAGGCTTCTGAAGACCCTCAGTCGAGccgctggcctcggcctcgcgccATTTCTTGGATTCGAGAATGGACTTGACCCAGGCGTCCATGATGCAGGTCACGTCCCCTCCAGCAGCCATGCGAACCTTGCTCTTGGCAGAGCACTTGGCAAATTCGCCGATAACCATGTCAGAGGCCTTCTTTCCGTACCAGGGCTTGGTGAAGGGGAGGATGACGGGGAagttgacgagctcgagagccTCGGTGATGAGGAAATAGTCGGCGGAGATCTTGCGaacggcctcgtccgagatGTAGTGGCCGACGAAAGTGCGGCACGAGACGGCGGTCATGAGATCGCGGAAAGCAGGCATGTAGGGGACGGGCTTTCCACCCGCGTCGTTGGTGATCTGGAGGAACTCCTTGAAGAATTGTTTGTACACGGCCTCCTGACCAGGCAGGTAAGAGGCAAGGGCCTGGCGGGTGAATAGACCGTTAAGGCCCTTGCGGAAATCGACGTGAGGCTTCCCGTCAAGGAAAACCCAGTTGGTTGGGCCGAGGAGCTTGTGGGCGACGTCAACAACACAAGGTTTGACGTAGGCGGGCGAGTTGAAGACCTTGCGAGCCATGTCACGAGTCGAGGCGATGACAACGAACCTGCGGGTGTTAGGCATATCACCAACAGAAGAGGGGCCAAGTTCTACACTCACTTGTGGAAAACGGAAACACAGCTGAGAGGACCGCTGGCCCACTTGGCCTTGTACTCGGAGAACTTGGGATTCACGGACTCCAAAAAGGGACCAATGAAGGGCATCTTGAAGGTAGGTCCGGCAATGGAACCCTTGGAGGTGATGTAGCTGACTAGTGATTGTCAGGCAATGCTCTATCGTCGAGAATGGGCCCAGGCGCATCACTTACTCTGGTCGTATGCGACAGCGAGCGCCAGTAGGGTGAAGAGAATCGTCCAGacgctggcgttggcgaccgTCTCGATGACATAGTCGATCTGAGGGGGGATGTTGACGTTGCCCAGCTTGGCGTTGGCCAACACCGAGGTAAAGGTGGTCGTGTTGGAATCCATCGTGGTCGGCGGCCTGGGAAGATGGGCCCGGAGGACGCGGTTCAGCCGGCCAGCGATAGGAAAAAACAAGACAACGAAGAAAAGACACCTGGGCGCAAAGGGGTCGTTGGCGGTTCGGGCGCGGCGCAAAACAGAACTGGTTCGCGCTCGTTCTGAATCCTGAGGAAAGACAACTCTCTCGGCGAAgggtaagaagaagcacCGGGGAGAGAGATGTcagagggaaggggatgtTCGAAAGATGAAGAGAAGCGAGTCGATCACGGACGACGGGCAAACATGGACAGGACTGGGGTTGGAGTGAGTGGATACCCGTACCTTAGTACCTACAGTAGTAGGCGAATGATGAGTGCCGCGAACACAGCGGCGTGCCCCAGCGGTCTCTGTCTCCCCAGGAAAGGTTTTCAGTATGTACCTGTACCTTCGCTCCTCTTCCCTGCCACCTCATGTCTTCTTTTGGCGTGCGCGAGCGCCTTGACATGGCTAGTATTTTAACAGACGACGGCCAAGACGGTTTCCGGACGCCAAATCACCACCAGAAATGTATAGCACTGTGGGTTGCGAACTCGTCTATTTAGGCCGAGGTGGGTTTCTGAAGGGTTTTCCTGGCCCAATCTGATCCGATACCACCTCGTGGGATTCATGCCATCCATGCACGCACATGCCCCGGGCTACCTAGGGGCTATCATCGGACGGTTGCCGTCGCTGTGCATCTCGCCTGTGTCGTTCTGGAGAGCTTAATCTCAAGCTTTGAGATATTGAGAAACTTGCCCTTCCCCAGACCCTACTCTTAGCACCGAACTTGGCCTCTTTGGTAGTACTATAGGAAACGTTCAACCGTACGAATTATGTGATTTTGGTGGAGTACTGTTGCAGCCCTCGACACCTCGATACTACATTAATTAGAGACAAATACTTACAGCAATCCCACTAGGTGACTTAATGCCATATGCTTAGATAGATGGTTCTGTCCGCCCGGCCCAGCAGCCAATGTCGACATGGCCTCTTCTCAGGCTGTCTTGTCCTGAGCAGAATCTACTTGCCGCCTCGTGCAGGCGAGCTAGGAGTGTCTGCATCATCAATTTTGTTGGGCCCGACTAGTCTCTGCGTCAAGGTAGAGAAGGGGGCCGCCATCCGCATTCCATTTAACTTGCATTTGCCCATGTGCAGCTGGCGTTCATCACAAGACACATCATTCTTTCGGCGGATGGCACGGCGTTGTCTGCCGAACCTGCCTTGATTGTATGACTATCTGTCAAATCCTATTCGCCGCGCATCatccctcggccgccgctgttggGGCGAGAGTCCGAATGGTGCAACGCAGCAGAGAGAGGAGCGTATCCGTAGAGTACAGATACCTTCGGCGTGGGGCGACCCTGAATCTGGCGTGCACACGAATACATACCTCGCAGCTATGCGAGATTACACCCACCATGTCTCTAGCAATTTCTTGGATCagtctttcccccccttcctttccaCGTATTCGCATGGCTTCCGACTGGATGACACCGCCATGACCGCCTCGTTGAACGAAAATCTGAGCATTGGTGAGTTGGTGCGAGCAAGGTGGGGTGCTGAGCATGCAAGCTAACTTCTACTCTAGGTCCGATTGACTTGGCTTCGATTGTCAACCGTCACGCGCACCCTGTGTTCCTTATCCCATCACTGACACCCACAGCCGGGCAAGCTAGCTAGATTGTCGCTTGTCCAGTTGTATCGTCCATAATGTATCATGGTTCCTCGATAGACAGTCTTCCTGTATGGCAAACTTCTGCTTCATAAAGCCATGTCCGAACGACCAACAATGCGTGTACTCTGTCCCCGTTGTTCGTCTATCGGTCCCGCTCAAACAATCGACGTAATTTGATCTGCCAGAGTAACTGAGTTGTGCAAATGCAACCCTGCCTGTCCGTACTCTGTCTCGCAAGCCACAGTAGCTCTCTCATTGGCCAATGCACCCAAAACAGCAGTTACCCCTGAAAGTGATCTGACAACCAGGCCAATCACACCATCCGATCTCCTAGCTGTT
Coding sequences within it:
- a CDS encoding Putative cytochrome P450, with product MDSNTTTFTSVLANAKLGNVNIPPQIDYVIETVANASVWTILFTLLALAVAYDQISYITSKGSIAGPTFKMPFIGPFLESVNPKFSEYKAKWASGPLSCVSVFHKFVVIASTRDMARKVFNSPAYVKPCVVDVAHKLLGPTNWVFLDGKPHVDFRKGLNGLFTRQALASYLPGQEAVYKQFFKEFLQITNDAGGKPVPYMPAFRDLMTAVSCRTFVGHYISDEAVRKISADYFLITEALELVNFPVILPFTKPWYGKKASDMVIGEFAKCSAKSKVRMAAGGDVTCIMDAWVKSILESKKWREAEASGSTEGLQKPHPLLREFSDYEIAQTVFTFLFASQDATSSAATWLFQTMAQRPDVLDRVREENIKVRNGDRHAELNMDQLESLTYTRAVVRELLRYRPPVIMVPYVVKKPFPITPDYTVPKGAMVIPTVYPSLRDPEIYDRPDEFDPERYYTGDAEEKGAKNFLVFGTGPHYCIGQTYAQLNLALMIGKASVLLDWVHHPTPKSEEIKVFATIFPMDDCPLTFKEREA